Genomic window (Pirellulaceae bacterium):
GGCTTGATCGGCTGTGGTTGGTATGGCAAATGTGATCTATTCCGTCTGCTCCAGGTAGCGCCGGTCGAAGTGGTATCGCTGTGCGATGTGGACCGCGAGATGTTATCCCATGCCGCCGACATGGTGGCTTCGCGTCAACGGTCAAAGAAACGACCACGGACCTACGGCGATTATCGAAAGATGCTCGCAGAAAAAGACTTGGATATCGTTCTGATCGGAACGCCTGATCATTGGCACGCGCTTCCTATGATCGAAGCAGTCAAAGCAGGTGCTGACGTGTTCGTGCAAAAACCGATCGGAGTTGATGTGGTCGAAGGTCAGGCGATGGTGGCAGCCGCTCGCAAGTATGACAAGGTGGTTCAAGTCGGTACCCAACGTCGAAGCACACCGCACATCGCGCAAGCTCGGGAAGAAATCATTCAGTCGGGTCTTCTTGGCAACGTCGGCCTTGTCGAAATCTACTGCTATTACCACATGCGGGCTCGAGACAACCCGGCAGACAGTGACCCGCCAGCCAATTTGGATTATGAAATGTGGACGGGGCCTGCCCCGCTACGTCCTTACAATTCACTGGTCCATCCTCGACGTTGGCGCGCCTTTATGGAATACAGCAATGGCATTGTCGGCGACATGTGCATCCACATGCTCGACATGGTGCGTTGGATGCTCGACTTAGGCTGGCCAGACCGTGTTTCGTCGACCGGCGGCATTTACGTGGACAAGGCCAGCAAAGCAAACATCACGGACACGCAAACCGCGACGTTTGATTTTGGCGATCTTCCCATTGTCTGGCAACATCGCAGCTGGGGACCTCCTGTTGATCCCCAGTATCCTTGGGGCGCCACACTCTATGGGGACAAAGGGACGCTGAAGGTCAGCGTGCAAAGCTTTGACTTTATTCCAAAATCAGGTAAGTCGATTCACCAAGATGTCGTTTACGAGCTGGAACAGTATCCGGAAGACAAAACTGAGAAAGATCTGGAGCGACATGTGGCGCCGGCCATCCGCCGCCACATGCAAGATTTCTTGAGCAATATCCAATCACGTGGCAAACCAATCGCCGACATCCAAGAGGGTCACATTTCCACGACCAGTTGTGTGCTTGCCAATCTATCAGTTGACCTTGGACGTTCGTTGACCTGGGATGCTGAAAAACAGCAGGTCGTCGGCGATCAGGAGGCAAACGAGCGACTGGCACGGCCCTATCGAGCGCCTTGGATCCACCCCGATCCCAATCACGTCTAACTCAAGAAAAACAGTTCGGAAACAAGTCGATCTTCTTTTCCGTATGCCGAACGAGAAGATCGGACCGCTGTTCTGTTGCCGCTTGAAAAAGGTCAGTCAAGAATTTGGTCAAAAACATCCTGTCGACAAGACCGATCGGGCGGGCGATCGAGTCTCGGTATGCACTCACATTCATTGCTTCCCTCGCCTTCATCGGCCTGCCAGCCGAGGAGAGCCAAGCCAGCGATAATCGGCCAAATATTCTGTGGATCACTGCAGAGGACATGAGTGCGAATCTTGGCTGTTACGGAGACTCATTCGCGTCGACACCGCATCTAGACCGTTTCGCAAGTGAATCCATTCGCTTCACTCAAGCCTACGCATCGGCGCCCGTTTGTTCACCCGCGCGCTGCTGCCTGATTACGGGCATGTATGCAACGTCGCTCGGCACACAACGTTTGCGTTCTCATTTCTCTCTTCCGGAACATTGCAAACCGTTTCCTGAATTGTTGCGAAGTTCGGGTTACTTCACATCAAACAACGTAAAAACCGATTACAACATCCAGGATGAGAGACAACACATCCAAGCCATGTGGAGTCAGAATGGTCCGCACGCTCACTGGCGTCAACGGAAGTCAAAACAACCCTTCTTTGCCGTTTTCAACCTGATGACTACCCATCAGTCACGAACCAGCGTCTGGCCCCACGCGAAGTTTGAACGCGAAGTTGCCGCTCAAATCAGTGATGGAATTCAACATCCGCCAGCCGATGTGCCGTTGCCACCTTACTATCCGGACACTCCAACTGCCCGACGTGAAATGGCACGTTACTATGATTGCATTCGTGTCATGGATCAACAAGTCGGACAACTCTTGCGAGAACTTGACGAGGACGACTTGGCCGAGGAGACAATCGTTTTTTTCTTTTCGGATCACGGCATGGGAATGCCGCGCGGCAAACGATTACTCCACGACAGTGGCATGCACGTGCCGTTGATTATCCGGATCCCTGAAAAATTCAAGCCGTTGAAACCGGGAGACGTCCAGCGTCACAACAAGTCAGACGTCCAGAATCAAATGATTTCGTTTGTTGACTTCGCACCCAGCGTGCTGGCCTGCACCGAGGTTGAAACTCCCGCGTGGATGCAGGGACAGCCTTTCATTGGACCGAACCCAATACGTCGAGAATACGTCTACGGAGCGCGCGATCGGGTGGATGAAGTCGACGATTTGTCTCGATCCGTTCGCGATCATCGCTACCTGTATATCCGCAACTACATGCCTCATCGATCATGGATGCCGCCCGAATGGTATTCCGATCACTCTGCTTTGCGCCGTGAAATAGCGACATTGCGAGATGCGAAGCGTCTCAATTCGAATCAACTCACCTTCGCCGCAGATCAAAAGCCCGTGGAAGAACTCTACGACACGTCCGTGGATCGGTTTCAGTTGAACAATCTGGCAAAGGATCCTCGAGTTTCTGATGTCCTCCAACGCATGCGATCAGCTCATAAAAAATGGGTATTCGAGACACGCGACATTGGCTTCTTGCCGGAATCCATTGTCTGGGATCGCTTGCGTCACGACAGCCCCTGGGACGTGGCGCAAGATCATGATCGCTATGCCTTAGACCACACGCTGTTGACAGCTCAATCCGTCGGACGGGAAAGCACGCTGGCGGAACATATAACGCGCTGCCAAGCTGCGGATCCGGCCGTTCGTTTTTGGGGCGTAGTCGGTTTACGCTGCCAGGGAGAATTGACCACGTCGAGCCGATC
Coding sequences:
- a CDS encoding Gfo/Idh/MocA family oxidoreductase; translation: MDRRNFLQLGAAGLAMTAAQNQAAEVAAESKPRVGLIGCGWYGKCDLFRLLQVAPVEVVSLCDVDREMLSHAADMVASRQRSKKRPRTYGDYRKMLAEKDLDIVLIGTPDHWHALPMIEAVKAGADVFVQKPIGVDVVEGQAMVAAARKYDKVVQVGTQRRSTPHIAQAREEIIQSGLLGNVGLVEIYCYYHMRARDNPADSDPPANLDYEMWTGPAPLRPYNSLVHPRRWRAFMEYSNGIVGDMCIHMLDMVRWMLDLGWPDRVSSTGGIYVDKASKANITDTQTATFDFGDLPIVWQHRSWGPPVDPQYPWGATLYGDKGTLKVSVQSFDFIPKSGKSIHQDVVYELEQYPEDKTEKDLERHVAPAIRRHMQDFLSNIQSRGKPIADIQEGHISTTSCVLANLSVDLGRSLTWDAEKQQVVGDQEANERLARPYRAPWIHPDPNHV
- a CDS encoding sulfatase → MVKNILSTRPIGRAIESRYALTFIASLAFIGLPAEESQASDNRPNILWITAEDMSANLGCYGDSFASTPHLDRFASESIRFTQAYASAPVCSPARCCLITGMYATSLGTQRLRSHFSLPEHCKPFPELLRSSGYFTSNNVKTDYNIQDERQHIQAMWSQNGPHAHWRQRKSKQPFFAVFNLMTTHQSRTSVWPHAKFEREVAAQISDGIQHPPADVPLPPYYPDTPTARREMARYYDCIRVMDQQVGQLLRELDEDDLAEETIVFFFSDHGMGMPRGKRLLHDSGMHVPLIIRIPEKFKPLKPGDVQRHNKSDVQNQMISFVDFAPSVLACTEVETPAWMQGQPFIGPNPIRREYVYGARDRVDEVDDLSRSVRDHRYLYIRNYMPHRSWMPPEWYSDHSALRREIATLRDAKRLNSNQLTFAADQKPVEELYDTSVDRFQLNNLAKDPRVSDVLQRMRSAHKKWVFETRDIGFLPESIVWDRLRHDSPWDVAQDHDRYALDHTLLTAQSVGRESTLAEHITRCQAADPAVRFWGVVGLRCQGELTTSSRSLLLDLLNDPVAAVRIEAASALLSAGESQSATNVLLSEIRGDNVDVILRAIRALQLNFKTARPDRETVQAVLDRATEKETTSSHPCWMFVRFSADALRNHLKQ